GGCAAACCATTTGTCTTTTGACAGGTATTCTTCAAAAAATCCCGAAGGAACATAACCGTGCATTAATGCGCCGATTGCAATGCCAGCAAGCACATAGGGCAAAACCGAACGCGTTACACCAAGGGCATTCCTTGCTACTTGGGGTATTTTCTGCAGTACTTGAACGAATCTTTGCTTAAGGCTACATGGCTTTGAATCGTTATTGACGGATTCGTTTGTCCGCTGCAAATTTTTCACCCATTCGCTTAGAAATCTTTCCAGTTTGAACCGTTCCAGGAACATCCCTAAAAATGTTCCAAGAAACACGCCGGAACCTACATAAATCACAGTCACTTTCAATCTGAATGTTCCCGCAAGCATGGCAACAGCGACCTCGTTTACAAGTGGCGATGTTATAAGAAAACTGAACGTGACGCCAAGGGGGATGCCGCCCCTGACAAAACCGATGAACAGGGGAATACTGGAACATGAGCAGAAAGGGGTAATCGCTCCGAAGATTGCGGCGAGGAAATATTGGACTCCGTACAAACGATGCGACGACAAAAAATTGCGAATCGCCTCAATCGGGAAAAATGTATTCAGCAGCCCCATCAGAAAACTAATAAAAAGCAATATCAGGATAATTTTGAGGCTGTCGTAAACGAAGAAATTTATCGTCGAGCCTAAAGGAGACGAGCCATCCAATCCAATGATGTTGTAAACAAGATTATCGGTGAATGATTGTATCATAGAAAGCCCTTACTGCCGTGTCGATTTCATCCCTTACACGACGAAATTCCTGCAGAATTTCGGTTTCAGTCCCTCTGAACGCGTCAGGATCATCAAAGCCAAGATGAATTCTGTTCTTGACACCCCCCAAAAAAATCGGACAACTTTCTTTCGCCTTGTCGCAGACGGTGACAACGTAGTCCCACGATGTATCAAGGTACTGCGATACATTTTTTGGCTTATTAAGGGAAATGTCAACTCCTCGTTCCTTCATCACTTCGATTGCAGTCGGATGCACGTTCTTTGCCGGAAACGTTCCTGCAGAACATACGGTCAACGACGAATCCAGAGCCTTGAGAAATCCTTCGGCCATTTGACTACGGCACCTGTTGCCTGTACAAAGAAAGAGTATCTTCATATTTCACCTTTGATAAGTTCTTTTATTTTATCTTCGCTAATTTTACCTGTGGACACAAGCCGTTCATCAACAACAAGCGCGGGTAAAGTCATGACATTGTACGGAAGCATTTGGACAACATCGTCAATGCGGGAAACTGAAGCTTCTAGGCCCGATTCCTTAACGATTTTTTCGACAGATTCGGCGAAAGCAATGTTGCAGTCACACTGGCTCATGAGTATTTTTATGTTTTTCATTTTTCCTCTTTTTTGTTTGTAGTTCGTAGAATAACGAACATATATGGCAAAATTTTTTAGCAGTCGCATTCCCTATTGCAAAAATCTTTATTGAAAAAATCACTGAACAATGCCTGGGCCTTTTTCCAGTTTTTTTTGTTTATACAGTACTTGACCTTGGGCGTTTCGATTTCACCCTGGATCAAACCGGCCTCTTTTAGCTCCTTTAAATGCTGGCTAACCGTGGCCTTCGCAATGGGCAGTTCTTCGTGGATATCACCAAAATAGCAGGTATTGCGCTTGGCCAAGAACTGCATGATACTTATACGTGCGGGATGCGCCAAAGCCTTGGCATACCTCGCCAAGGTCTCAGTTTCTTCACAGTATTTGCTTTTTTTGGCCATTTCGGTTCCTGTTTGTTGTTCGTAAATGTACAAACATTATTTTTGAAAAGCAAGGGAATAATTGTATTTTTCTTGAGGTGACAGGAAAAACGTTTATTCCACCGAGAAAGTAGCCTTCACGTTCCCTTTGCCGAGGATTTGCTGGAGGCGTTTCTTGTTTACGTTGTCGATACGGGCAAGGCGCGTGAAATTCCAGGAATTCTTGTCGTAGTAGATGGTGATGGAATTGCCCTGGTAAAGGATGATGTCGCCTGCGTCGGTGTCGATTTGCTTGTCGTTGCGCGGAAAACTGCGCGGCAGGTCGGCCACCTTCTCGAAACTGCCGTAGTCGTGCATGTCGAGCGTGAGGTCGCCCTGCGCGAGAAATTCGGCGAAGGCCTTGGCCGAGGAATTTTCTTCGAGCGTTGCCGTGAAGGTGGTGTCGTTCACATGGATTTTGAGTTTCACGGGAGCCTCCCCCACTTTTAATGAAGAACCGGCCGATGAACTTGCTGGCACTGCGCCGGGCGTTTTACTGGCGGACGATCTTGGCGTCTGGGTTTCGGGTTGCGTCGAATGACTCGCCGCATCGCTGCAGGCTACCAGAAAGAATAACGCTATAAGGATAAAGTTTCGCATACTCACAATATAAATAATTGCACACGCAATTCAAAATACTTATTTGCTATGACTCACTATGCCTTTTGCGCATAGTGGAATGGAGGTCACAAGTGGGGATGCGGACGAATAGTTGGACACAACTAGAGGACGCATCATGCATTTTACCGAAGATCAAATCGCCAAGGCTTTAGAAACATTTCATGATTTAAAGTCGGCAACAAAGGTCGTTCGAAAACTCGGATATCCATCGACAAAACAGTTGTACAAGTGGATAAAAAAGGAAGGCCAACCGCATCAGGAAAGAAAACACCATAGGATTATAAACACTCCAGAACATCCGCCACACGCTCCTTTCAATGTTAAGCTAGAGGCCATCCGCAGATGCTACGAAATGGGCGAACCTATGATTTCTGTCGCCAAAGATATTGGATATACGTACGCAAGTATCTATTATTGGTATCAGGACTATAAAAAATAAGGACTTATGGGACTGCAGAACAAACCAAGACCAACGAAGCGGAAACTGGAGAAGGAAAAGGATCTTTCTTCCGAAGACGCGAAGGCGCTGAACGAGAAAATCCGAAGTCTCCAGCTAGAAGTTGACATATTGAAGGAGACGCTGAACATAATAAAAAAAGACCCAGGCGTTGACTTGTCTGCCCTTCGCAACAGGGAAAAAACACAGCTTGTCAACGCCTTACGCAACCGCTACAAATTAAGGGATATCCTACTTGCATTGGGAATGTCCCGAAGCGTCTATTACTACAACGTAAAACACCTGAATGACCGGAACAATAAGGACCTTCAGTTGCTAAAAGAACTTGTCCCAATATTCGACGAGTCCAACAAAACTTACGGCTACAGAAGAATCCACAGTGAACTTTCAAAGACCGGAAAGAAAGTTTCCGAGAAGGTTGTCAGACGCGCAATGAAACTTGGCAACCTCATCGTCTACAAACCCAAGAAACTGAAATATAGTTCGTATAAAGGCGAGATCACACCCGCCGTTCCCAATATTCTCAATCGCAATTTTCACGCCGATGCACCCAATCAAAAATGGCTGACGGACATAACGGAATTTCCTCTACACGACGGCAAAGTGTACCTATCACCGATTATCGACTGCTTCGACGGAGCGCCAGTATGTTGGACAATCGGAGAGTCACCTGATGCGACCCTTGTCGACGAGATGCTGGATAAGGCCGTTGCGACACTCCATGAGGGTGAAACCCCGATAATCCATACGGACAGAGGAAGTCATTACAGGTGGCCCGGATGGATCGAGAGAATGAAAAAGTATGGCTTGACACGATCCATGTCAAGAAAGGGCTACACGCCCGACAACGCCGCGTGTGAAGGCTTTTTCGGTATACTCAAGAACGAGTTTTTCTACAGCAGGAACTGGGGAAAAGTTGACAAGGAAGAGTTCAAAGTTGAGCTTGAAAAATATTTGGAATGGTTTTGCACGAAACGGATAAAGGTCAGACTCAATGGAATGAGTCCAATGGATTACCGGAAACTATATTTGGACAAACAACCTATCTAAATTATTGTCCGCATCTCCAGTTGTGACCTCCAAACTTAATCAAATAATCGTCGCGGTTAGATGGCTTTTGCTTACTTCAAGTTCGTCTTGAAGAATTCGTTCAGCTTTTCGAAGGGGATTTTTTCCAGGTTGTCGTAGAGGTCCACGTGGGAGGCTCCGGGGATAACGAGGAGTTCCTTGTTGCCGACGGTCTTGCTCCAGTTCTTGGTGGCGTCGAGTTTTGCGGGGACGTTCGCCTTCTTACCGGTCATCTTTTCGAATGCGCCTTCGCCGAAGTAGCGGCTGTGCGCCTTTTCGCCGTGGATGATGAGCACCGGGTTGCGGATTTCGTCGGCGTATGCGAGGAGCTTCGTGTTCATGAGCGAGGTGCCTGCGGAGGCGGCCCAGCCCTTGTTGCTGTTGAGGGAACGCTTGTGGTAGCCGCGCGGGGTCTTGTAGTAGGCGTAGTAATCCTTGACAAAGTAAGGTGCGTCGTCCGGGAGCGGGTCAATAACACCACCGGCCAGGTCGTACGTGCCGTTCTTAAAGTCCTTGGTGCGCTGGGCCATCAGAGCCTTGCGGGCTTCGTTACGGGCGTCGGCGTTGTTTGCAGAATCGAAGTAGCCGTTCGCGGTTACGCGGCTCATGTCGTACATGGTCGAGGCGACCGTCGCCTTTACGCGGGTATCGATGCCGGCAGCGTTAATCGCCATGCCGCCCCAGCCGCAAATGCCGATGATGCCGATGCGTTCCGGGTCAACATTGTCGCGGGTTGAGAGAAAGTCCACGGACGCCATGAAGTCTTCGGTGTTGATGTCCGGACTGTTCATGTAGCGCGGCTCGCCGCCCGATTCGCCGGTAAAGCTCGGGTCGAAAGCGATGGTCAGGAATCCGCGTTCCGCCATCTGCTGGGCGTAAAGGCCGCTGGACTGTTCCTTGACGGCTCCGAACGGGCCAGAGACCGCGATCGCGGGAAACTTGCCGTTCACCTTGAGGCTTGTGTCCTTGGGCACGAACATGTCGGCGGCGAGTTCAATGCCAAAGTGGTTCTTGAAAGTGACCTTGGAATGTTCGACCTTGTCGCTCTTGGGGAATACCTTGTCCCATTCGGCGGTGAGCGTGAGCTTGTTCATATTTTCGTCCTTTGTCTGTTGTGCTGCGGAGGCTGTTTCTGTTGCCTGCTTTGTTGTCGACAAGGTCCCTGAGCTTGTCGAAGGGGCTTTTTCGGGGGAGCATGCCATCAGGGTGCATGCGGAAACCACGGCGAACGCCGCTTTTAAGAATCTGGATTTCATGATTTATCTCCTTATTGTTAAACCTTTTTTCCCATGGCGAACGCTTTTTTCAGGAGCGCGGAATTCTTCTTGACATCGCCCGCGCTTTCGGCACCTGTGGCGCAGAGAGCGCCCTTGAGCTTCACGCCATCAAAGCAGGCGATCCACCCGCCAATGCCGCGCTTCGCGATGTTCATGGCCTTCGCGTCGGTGTCGGCAGCAGACGTGAGCAGGTAAATCTCGCGGAACTTGTAATCGCTAGAGTACAGGGAATTCGCGCGGTCGAGCATCGTCTTGAGCTGGCCGCTCATTTCGTAATAGTAAATCGGCGTCGCGAATACGATGACATCAGCCGATTCCATCTTCTCGGTGATGGCGGGAGCGTCGTCCTTGATGACGCACTTGCCCTTCTTCTGGCAAGCGAGGCAGCCCATGCAGAAACCGATCTTCTTGCCGCGCAGCGACTCGAATTCCACCTTGTTGCCCGCCTCGGCGGCACCCTTCGCGAACTCCTGCGCCAAGGTTTCGGAGTTGCTCCCCTTGCGCAAGCTGCTGGACAAGACCAATACTTTTTTCATAGGTTCCTCTCGGTTGAAGTCTTTACATGCTCAAATATACCTTCATTTTTCAGATATTGCAAATACTTTGCTATCATAACTAGATATGCTTATTAGGCATAGATTTAGGGCGGAAAATTCGCAATACGACGCATACTTCGTTGAATTTTACTTGCAATTATTCTTAAAATTTTGTATTTTAGGAAAGGAGGTTCCCCATGCCCTGTATTTTGCCAGTTTCTGATTTGCGCAATTATAACGAAGTTCTTCAGAACGTGACCGAAGATTCTCCAGTCTTTTTGACCAAGAACGGTCGCGGTTGTTACGTTGTAATAGACATCAAGGAATACGAACGCATGGTCGCCGAACTGAAGTTACAGAAGGCTCTTGTCGAAGGCGAACGCTCCGCCGAACAGGGACGATGGCTTTCCGCCGCTGATGTGCGGAAAAAATACGAGGTCTAGATGCCCTCCATCGTATTTTCGCCAAAAGCCGTCGAAGATTTAGACGGCATCAAAGCTTATATCGAAACCGAGCTGGGAAGTCCCAAGGCGGCGAACGAAAAACTCATTGAAATTCTTGATGCCATTGACAACTTAGCCGTCTTCCCCGAGATCGGCCCTTCGTCAAGAGGTAAGGTAAATAGCTTGACGAAGTATCGTTGCCTTTCTGTCAGCGGGTATTTGGTCTTTTACCGGAACGAACGTGATAAAGTTTTTGTCATTCGAATTTTGAATAGCCGGATGGACTATCTGAGGATTTTGGGATTGTAATCAGTTATTCCTTTTGGGCATTGTTTTTGCGATTTCATACCCGCGGGGCTTGAATTTTATTAGCTTTCGGGTATGGAACTTCGAGTTTTACGGTATTTTCTGGAGGCGGCGCGGTTGGGGAATGTCTCGCGCGCGGCGGATAATCTTTGCGTGACGCAGCCGACGGTGAGTCGCCAGCTCAAGGAGCTGGAGGAGGAACTGGGCGAGAAGCTTTTCGAGCGCACGAACTACGCGATTCGGCTGACGCCTGCGGGGGAACTCTTGCGGGAGCGTGCGGAGGATATCCTTTCGATGGCGGACAGGACGGTACAGGATTTCAAGTCGCTGAAGGAAGACGAGGTGGTGGGTGAAATCGCCATTGCCTGCGCGGAATCGCGGAACGTGAATTTTCTTTCGAAGTGCATCGCGATTCTCCGGGACGACTATCCGAAGATTAAGTACAACTTATATTCAGGCGACAGCGAGCGCGCCCTGGAAAAGTTGGACAAGGGCATTTTCGATTTCGCGGTGGTTGTAGACAACGTCGATTTGGAAAAGTACAACTGCCTTGCGGTGCGTTCGGTGGACCGCTGGGGCGTGGTGATGCGTCGCGACGACCCTTTGGCCAAGCGGGATTTCATCGAGCCGAAGGACTTGCTCGACAAGCCGCTGATGGCATCGCGCCAGGCGATGGTGGCGGATTTGCCGAAATGGTTCGGCGACGATATTTCGAAGCTGAACGTGATTGTGGGGCTGGATCTTTCGTACAACGGTTCGGTGCTTGCCAAAGAGGGCTCGGGCTACCTGCTCACTTTCGACGGCCTGGTGGATACGAGCCGCAGTTCGCGCTTGTGTTTCAGGCCGCTCATGCCCGAGCTCACCACCAACATGTACATCATTTGGCGGCGGGGCCAGCAGTTCACGCGGGCGGGCGAACTTTTCCTCGACACGCTCCGGCACGTGCTGGGGGAATAGAAAAGATTAGAGGACTATTCTCATGCTTAAAATTGAAGAATATAGTACAAAGTATATCAGCGATGCGGTTGAAATCTGGAACGATATCGTCGAAGACGGTGTCGCGTTTCCGCAAATGGATTTGCTGAATTCGCAGACGGGAGACGAGTTTTTCAAGTCTCAGTCGTTTACGGGCATCGCTATCGATGCGGACTCCGGCGAAGTGGTCGGGCTGTACATTCTCCACCCGAACAATGTCGGGCGCTGCGGGCATATTTCGAATGCAAGCTACGCCGTCAAGAAAAACAAGCGCGGCCAGCACATCGGTGAATTTCTCGTAAAGGATTGCCTCGCGAAGGCCAAGGAAATCGGCTTCAGAATTTTGCAGTTTAATGCGGTTGTCGCGACAAATACGTCTGCGCTCAAACTCTACAAGAAGCTCGGATTTACGCAGCTCGGCGTGATTCCCAAAGGCTTCTTGCTCAAGGACGGGAACTACGAGGACATCATCCCGCACTATATTGAACTGTAGTGATTTTTTTTGCAAAAAAAGAGCGCTTTTGGATAGGTCTATTGACTTTCTAAAATAAAATTTTTATATTAACTCTTGAGTAAATAACTTTAGAGTTAATAACTTTGGAGTAAATAAGATGTTTGTCGGACGTAAAAGAGAATTAAAGCTTCTTGAAGATCTTTATCAGTCTAAGAAATTTGAAATGCTAATCATGCATGGTCGTAGGCGCGTGGGCAAGAGTTTTCTTTTGGCTCACTTTGCCTCGCTTCATGAAAAGGATACTGTGTTCTTTACTGCTGACAAAGGGAGCGAAGCTAATAATGTTCGTAATTTTTGTACGGAATTGAAGCGGGTCTTAAATGCTGGCGATTTTTTGAATTCACTTGAGACTTGGCAAGAGGTCTACTCGTTCATCGATGGAGCCGCTTTTTCTAAACGTGTGAATATCATTATTGACGAATTTACTTATTTGTACAATTCAAATCCTGCATACGATTCGGGACTGCAGAATGCGATTGACCGAATTCTGAAAAAAAAGAACATTTTTTTAATTTTGTGCGGTTCTGAAGTTTCTGTTATTGAGAACTTGTTTGATGATTCGACCAAACCTTTATATGGTCGCAAGACTGCCGATTTGAAATTGCAACCATTTTCATATAAAGAATCTAAAGAATTTTTCCCCAAATATAGTGACGAAGAAGTCCTAACGGTTTATTCAATTCTTGGCGGTATTCCTCTATACCTTTCTCTTTTTGACGATTCCGTTTCTATTCGCGAGAACGTCATCAAAAATTGCCTTTCTACAACGGGCTACTTATACAATGAAATTGATACGTTGCTTCGCATGGAACTCAAAGAAACGCTTTTTTATAAGAATATTCTGCTTGCTATCAATTCTGGTGCTTCGGCGCTTAATGATATAAAGATGAAGGTTGGAGAAGATGGGGCGAAGATTGCAAAATACCTGAACGTCCTTCAAAATTTGGGATTTATCAAAACAGAAATCCCTGTTGGCGAAAAAGGCAAGGCTCGCAATACGCTTTATTCCATTGACGATAACTACTTTGCTTTTTATTTCAGGTTTATTTATAAACATTTGAATATGTTGAATGGGCTTATTTCACCTGAAATTTATTACGATAGAGAGTTTACAACTGAAAGCTTAAATGGATATATTGGGCATCGATTTGAAAGAGTGTGCTCGCAGTTTATTATGGAAAAATCCTATAATGGCGAGCTTCCGTTCTTTGCTGAACAAGTTGGACGCTGGTGGGGTAATAACCCTCTTGCGAAACGTCAAGAGGAAATAGACATTGTTGCCCAAGATGAGAATAATGCCATTCTTTGCGAATGTAAATACACTGAAAAGGCGTTTGATGAGACTGAACTTTCTGACTTGCAGGCGTGCGCACCGTGTATTAAACGCGACAATTTGTATTTTTGGATTTTTTCCAGAAAGGGTGTTACTGCTGGAGTCAAGAAGAAAATAAAAAATCTGGGCAATTACAAGGTTATTTCGATAAAAGAATTGTTTGCTTGATTTTAAAGTGCGCTGTCTAGTGCCATCATGAGTGTGAAGCCGACGGCGAAGAGGATAGTGCCTGCGTCAAAGTGGTCGCCTTCGCTCACTTCGGGGAGCATTTCTTCAACGACAACGTAAATCATTGCGCCTGCCGCGAACGAGAGCAGGTAGGGCATAAACGGCGAAAGGATTTCGGCGGCGATTAAGGTAATCAAGGCACCGATGGGTTCGACGGCTCCGGAGAGCGCTCCGAGTGCGAATGCTTTTTTGCGCGAAGCGCCTTCGGCTTTTAGCGGGAGAGAAACGACTGCTCCTTCAGGGAAGTTTTGTATCGCGATGCCGATGGAAAGAGCGAATGCGGCCGAGAGTGTGATGGCGACGTTTCCGGAAAGCCACCCTGCGAAAACGATGCCAACGGCCATGCCTTCGGGCAAGTTGTGAAGTGTTACGGCGAGCGTGAGCATCGTAGTGCGTTTGAGTTTTGCTCTCGGACCTTCGGGCGTTTTGCTGCCCAAATGCAAATGCGGTGTGATTTTATCCAAAATATATAAGAATAAAATACCAGCCCAAAACCCAACTGCGGCGGGTGCAAATGATAATTTACCCAAATGCTCGCTGGCGCTGATGGCCGGGAGGAGCAGACTCCAGATGGATGCCGCTACCATGACGCCAGCCGCAAATGCTAAAAGTCCGCGCTTTAAATTTTGCTTCATTTGCCCGCGGATAAAGAATACGCAGGCTGCGCCGAGAACCGTCCCTAAAAACGGGATGGTGAGACCTTGAATAATGGGTAAAATGGGTTGAGTCATACGAAAAAAGATAGTATTAAAACTTGACAATTTCAAAAAACGCGCTGGAGTTTTGAAGGTCTAATTGGAGTAGCGTGAACGATTGCATTTTTGTATCGTAGATGCATGAATAAGTTAAAGTCTTTTGTTGTCGCGGCCTCTGCCGTATTGCTTTTTACAACTTCTGCAAATGCGCGCCTTGCTGCCTGCAAGGAAAAGAAGCGGGACGAAGCTTACAGTAAGCAACTCTCGGCAGCTACGTTGCAGACTATCATTGATAACGCTTTGCCGCAGAAGGCTGTGGACCCGGAACTTGGCGAACCTTATCAGGTCTACCCGATTGACGTAAAACCGTATGATAAGGTTTTCCATGCAACGCTGATTGAATATCCTTACGGAAGTTCTCCGCGTGCGTTGACGCATGAACCGAATTCGCGTGGAATTATCTTGTACGTGCATGGCTACAATGATTACTTCTTCCAGGAAGAGCTTGCGGAAAAATCGGATTCCGCGGGTTTTGCGTTCTTTGCGATAGACTTGCATTACAATGGTCGTTCGTATAGTGAAGGCGAGCCGCGCTCGGATATGCGTAGCGTCAAAGAATACTATGCTGAATTGGATGCAGCTATTGCGCTTAGCAAGAGTATTGCTGCGAAAGGCTCAAATGCAAAATTGCCATTTGTCATTCTCGGCCATTCGCAGGGTGGGCTGATTACGCCGAATTACCTGAATGAACGCAATAGCGAAGATTTTGCGGCTCTCGTTTTGAATAGCCCGTTCCTAGATTATAAAAATAGCTGGTTTGTCCGCAATGTGGCTTTCCCTGTGTTCTCGGATATTGCGCTGTTGTTGCCCGATGCACCCGCTCCGAAACAGGAAGCCCCTAAGTACAACATATCTCTTTTGAAAAGTGAAAAGGGCGAGTGGGAATTCAATCGTGAATTGAAAAGCGATGAATGGCCACAACAGTATTTTGGATACCTCCGTGCGACAACTCGCGGCATCAAGTGGATCCATGCGGGAATGAAGATTAAGGCTCCGATTCTCATGATGCGTAGCGGCTGCACGGTGAATACGGTCAAGTGGGATGAAGACTACATGCGCTGCGACTGCATGCTCGATGTGAATCTCCTCGAAAAGTGGGCTCCGAAATTGGGTAACGATGTCACGACCGTAACGATTGAGGACGGCATGCACGACTTGTTCCTTTCGCGCAAGGATGTCCGCGATAAAGCATACCGCACGATGTTTGAATTCTTGGATGGTGCCATTTTGCGGAAGCAAATTGTCGTTGCGCAGAACTTTTAATTATTAGATTTTGTTTTAATCGGTTAGCGCACTTTCCTTGTCATGAGGGGAGTGCGTTTTTTAGGAGAAAAATATGAGTAAGAACATTTGGGATATCTTTGCGCCGGTTTATGAATTTGCGATGCAACTTCGTTGCGGTTTATGGACAACGCTTTTGATGTGGTCGTGATTGCGAATGCTCTCCACATTATCCCGGAGCCCTCGAAGGCGCTTGCGGAAATCCGCCGCGTCTTGAAAGATGACGGTATACTCATTGCACCGAACTTTATATTCCCTGCTGACGGCAAAAGAAACTTGTGGCAAAAGCTTTTGAGTCTTGTCGGTGTCCGCTTTGCGCACGAATGGACGGAAGACGAATACAAGTCTTTTTTGAAAGGAAATGGCTGGACGATAACGGAAAATTGCGTTATTAAAGTGCGGATTGATTTAGCGTATGTGGAATGCAGGAAATAAAGATTATTTCGCTTCTATAAATTCATATCTTGTGATTCTTCTTGACATCGGAAAGGACCATCGCTGCAGGGCGGGTGCGACCTTTCAGCATGTCATTGTATCCTTTTTCGAGTTCCGTGTCGAGGCGCTCTTTTGACCATTTAGCGGCATTTTCGGGAGCTTTAGGCAGCTTCACATCGAAGGGAATTCCCTGTTGCAGAATAATCTGCTTATAGAACATGTTGATAGCGCTGGAAACGGATATACCGAGAGTTTCTAGGATGTTTTCAGCTTGTTCTTTGACATCGGGCTCTATGCGGGCGTATAAATTTGCGGTTTTGTTCATGTTATTTAATATACATATTTGTCCGTACAAAAGCAATACATTTGAGTGGGGCGCTGAACAAAAATGGAGATTCCCGCTCGGAGGCGGGAATGACAAGAATATGTTAAGAAAATTGCCCCGGACTTCTCCGGGGCAATTTAGTAGGTGGTTATTGAATGAGTTCTAATTTACTTCTTGGAGCTTGAGCATTTTGCCGAAGAGGCCACCTTTCGCTTTGAGTTCTGCGGGGGAGCCGGTTTCGATAACTTGACCGTTTTGCAGGACCACCACCTTGTCGGCATTGGCGATGGTGCGCATGCGGTGGGCGATGATGATGACGGTCTTGTTCTGCACAAGTTCCGAAATGCTCTGCTGAATCTTGGATTCGTTTTCGACGTCGAGGCTTGCGGTGGCTTCGTCAAGGAGCACGATGGGGGCGTCCTTGAGAATGGCGCGGGCGATGGAGATTCGCTGGCGTTCGCCGCCGGAGAGTGTATCGCCGTTTTCGCCGATGACGGTGTCATAGCCTTGCGGGAGCTTTTGGACAAAGTCGTCGCAGTTTGCAAGTTTTGCGGCTCGCAGAATTTCTTCGTCGGTGGCGTCGCGCTTACCGATGCGAATGTTGTCGCGGATGGAGGTGTTGAACAGCACGACATCTTGGAAGACGATGGAGAAGTTCTTGAGGAGCGTTTCGGGATCGATTCTCGAGATGTCCTGGCCGCCGAGCGTGATGGTGCCACCTTGAATGTCCCAGAAACGGGCGGCGAGCTTTGCAGCGGTTGTCTTTCCGCTGCCAGACGGGCCCACGAGTGCGGTGATCTCGCCTTGCTTGGCGGTGAACGAAGCCTTCTTCAAAACTTGCTTTTCTTCGTTGTAGTAGAAATCGACGTTCTTGAATTCGATGTCATAATCGGCGGGTT
This genomic stretch from Fibrobacter sp. UWB16 harbors:
- a CDS encoding permease translates to MIQSFTDNLVYNIIGLDGSSPLGSTINFFVYDSLKIILILLFISFLMGLLNTFFPIEAIRNFLSSHRLYGVQYFLAAIFGAITPFCSCSSIPLFIGFVRGGIPLGVTFSFLITSPLVNEVAVAMLAGTFRLKVTVIYVGSGVFLGTFLGMFLERFKLERFLSEWVKNLQRTNESVNNDSKPCSLKQRFVQVLQKIPQVARNALGVTRSVLPYVLAGIAIGALMHGYVPSGFFEEYLSKDKWFAVPLAVILAVPMYANAAGVIPIVEVLVQKGVALGTALAFMMAVVGLSLPEAMLLKKVMTLKLIFVFFGTVTAAIIVLGIGYNLSISS
- a CDS encoding arsenate reductase ArsC, translated to MKILFLCTGNRCRSQMAEGFLKALDSSLTVCSAGTFPAKNVHPTAIEVMKERGVDISLNKPKNVSQYLDTSWDYVVTVCDKAKESCPIFLGGVKNRIHLGFDDPDAFRGTETEILQEFRRVRDEIDTAVRAFYDTIIHR
- a CDS encoding thioredoxin family protein, with product MKNIKILMSQCDCNIAFAESVEKIVKESGLEASVSRIDDVVQMLPYNVMTLPALVVDERLVSTGKISEDKIKELIKGEI
- a CDS encoding helix-turn-helix transcriptional regulator; amino-acid sequence: MAKKSKYCEETETLARYAKALAHPARISIMQFLAKRNTCYFGDIHEELPIAKATVSQHLKELKEAGLIQGEIETPKVKYCINKKNWKKAQALFSDFFNKDFCNRECDC
- a CDS encoding cyclophilin-like fold protein; this encodes MKLKIHVNDTTFTATLEENSSAKAFAEFLAQGDLTLDMHDYGSFEKVADLPRSFPRNDKQIDTDAGDIILYQGNSITIYYDKNSWNFTRLARIDNVNKKRLQQILGKGNVKATFSVE
- a CDS encoding IS3 family transposase, whose translation is MGLQNKPRPTKRKLEKEKDLSSEDAKALNEKIRSLQLEVDILKETLNIIKKDPGVDLSALRNREKTQLVNALRNRYKLRDILLALGMSRSVYYYNVKHLNDRNNKDLQLLKELVPIFDESNKTYGYRRIHSELSKTGKKVSEKVVRRAMKLGNLIVYKPKKLKYSSYKGEITPAVPNILNRNFHADAPNQKWLTDITEFPLHDGKVYLSPIIDCFDGAPVCWTIGESPDATLVDEMLDKAVATLHEGETPIIHTDRGSHYRWPGWIERMKKYGLTRSMSRKGYTPDNAACEGFFGILKNEFFYSRNWGKVDKEEFKVELEKYLEWFCTKRIKVRLNGMSPMDYRKLYLDKQPI
- a CDS encoding alpha/beta hydrolase; translation: MKSRFLKAAFAVVSACTLMACSPEKAPSTSSGTLSTTKQATETASAAQQTKDENMNKLTLTAEWDKVFPKSDKVEHSKVTFKNHFGIELAADMFVPKDTSLKVNGKFPAIAVSGPFGAVKEQSSGLYAQQMAERGFLTIAFDPSFTGESGGEPRYMNSPDINTEDFMASVDFLSTRDNVDPERIGIIGICGWGGMAINAAGIDTRVKATVASTMYDMSRVTANGYFDSANNADARNEARKALMAQRTKDFKNGTYDLAGGVIDPLPDDAPYFVKDYYAYYKTPRGYHKRSLNSNKGWAASAGTSLMNTKLLAYADEIRNPVLIIHGEKAHSRYFGEGAFEKMTGKKANVPAKLDATKNWSKTVGNKELLVIPGASHVDLYDNLEKIPFEKLNEFFKTNLK
- a CDS encoding flavodoxin family protein, translating into MKKVLVLSSSLRKGSNSETLAQEFAKGAAEAGNKVEFESLRGKKIGFCMGCLACQKKGKCVIKDDAPAITEKMESADVIVFATPIYYYEMSGQLKTMLDRANSLYSSDYKFREIYLLTSAADTDAKAMNIAKRGIGGWIACFDGVKLKGALCATGAESAGDVKKNSALLKKAFAMGKKV
- a CDS encoding type II toxin-antitoxin system prevent-host-death family antitoxin, whose translation is MPCILPVSDLRNYNEVLQNVTEDSPVFLTKNGRGCYVVIDIKEYERMVAELKLQKALVEGERSAEQGRWLSAADVRKKYEV
- a CDS encoding type II toxin-antitoxin system RelE/ParE family toxin; translation: MPSIVFSPKAVEDLDGIKAYIETELGSPKAANEKLIEILDAIDNLAVFPEIGPSSRGKVNSLTKYRCLSVSGYLVFYRNERDKVFVIRILNSRMDYLRILGL
- a CDS encoding LysR family transcriptional regulator, producing the protein MELRVLRYFLEAARLGNVSRAADNLCVTQPTVSRQLKELEEELGEKLFERTNYAIRLTPAGELLRERAEDILSMADRTVQDFKSLKEDEVVGEIAIACAESRNVNFLSKCIAILRDDYPKIKYNLYSGDSERALEKLDKGIFDFAVVVDNVDLEKYNCLAVRSVDRWGVVMRRDDPLAKRDFIEPKDLLDKPLMASRQAMVADLPKWFGDDISKLNVIVGLDLSYNGSVLAKEGSGYLLTFDGLVDTSRSSRLCFRPLMPELTTNMYIIWRRGQQFTRAGELFLDTLRHVLGE